One Chloroflexota bacterium DNA window includes the following coding sequences:
- a CDS encoding HAD family phosphatase, with protein MSEPLHRFKAVVFDMDGLLLDTEVLWQRAEGRLFERHGAEFTFEDKLTVMGTSAAFTGEFFARRLGYGNDQAAALIREVSELMHEELQAQVEARPGAIELVERLRGRVPLGLASNSPRFLVDVALQSAAFTEAFDAVVSSDDVARHKPAPDLYLLVCERLGVDPAETLALEDTASGIAAAKAAGLTCIAVPQFAETDVSEADRVIDSLERLLPEA; from the coding sequence GTGAGCGAGCCGCTGCATCGGTTCAAGGCGGTCGTCTTCGACATGGACGGCCTGCTGCTGGATACCGAGGTGCTCTGGCAGCGCGCCGAGGGTCGCCTCTTCGAGCGGCACGGCGCCGAATTCACGTTCGAGGACAAGCTGACGGTGATGGGCACCAGCGCGGCGTTCACCGGCGAGTTCTTCGCACGCCGCCTGGGGTACGGGAACGACCAGGCGGCGGCGCTCATTCGCGAGGTGAGCGAGCTGATGCACGAGGAGCTGCAGGCCCAGGTCGAGGCTCGCCCGGGCGCGATCGAGCTCGTCGAGCGGCTGCGTGGCCGCGTGCCACTGGGTCTCGCCTCGAACTCTCCTCGCTTCCTCGTCGACGTCGCCCTCCAGAGCGCAGCGTTCACCGAAGCATTCGACGCGGTGGTCAGCTCCGACGACGTTGCGCGGCACAAGCCCGCACCCGATCTCTATCTCCTCGTCTGCGAGCGGCTGGGCGTCGATCCGGCGGAGACGCTGGCCCTCGAGGACACCGCATCGGGGATCGCGGCCGCCAAGGCGGCCGGGCTGACCTGTATCGCCGTCCCACAGTTCGCCGAGACCGATGTCTCGGAGGCGGACCGCGTCATCGACTCGCTCGAGCGACTGCTGCCCGAGGCGTGA
- a CDS encoding DUF2277 domain-containing protein: MCRSIKTLRTLDEPAPDEEVRAAALQYVRKVSGYRKPSPANEHAFNHAVEEIAIASSRLLEAVTATHPARRAS, from the coding sequence ATGTGTCGAAGCATCAAGACCCTCCGAACCCTTGACGAGCCTGCCCCCGATGAAGAGGTCCGCGCGGCCGCTCTGCAGTACGTGCGCAAGGTGAGTGGCTACCGCAAGCCGTCGCCGGCCAACGAGCACGCCTTCAATCACGCCGTCGAAGAGATCGCCATTGCCTCGAGCCGCCTGCTGGAGGCAGTGACCGCCACCCATCCGGCCCGCCGCGCAAGCTAA
- a CDS encoding ABC transporter permease, producing MTTVRRPVRSGAIGVGKTRLPLGPTYALLLAFLYLPIVLLAVFSFSANTSLSFPLKGLTFDWYAKVFDDPALLAAARNSLVVATVAATAATALGFAVSLAVLRFRFAGRRLLLALAAAPLVVPFVVLGVALFLLFNLLGVPRSLLTVALGHSVIALPYATLILLSRIVGLDPALEDAAMDLGASYPTTLRRVILPLVGPTLISAWLTAFIVSFDEVALANFLAGGDPTFPVFLYGQLRFAGRIPVLIAMAVLLMTATIILTLIANRLRTRNQ from the coding sequence ATGACAACCGTCAGGCGGCCCGTCCGGAGCGGCGCGATCGGTGTGGGAAAGACTCGCCTGCCGCTGGGGCCGACGTACGCGCTCCTGCTCGCCTTCCTCTACCTGCCGATCGTGCTGCTCGCCGTCTTCTCGTTCAGCGCCAACACCTCGCTCAGCTTCCCGCTGAAGGGACTCACGTTCGACTGGTACGCCAAGGTCTTCGATGACCCCGCTTTGCTCGCAGCGGCCCGCAACAGCCTGGTGGTGGCCACCGTGGCCGCGACCGCAGCGACCGCCCTCGGCTTTGCCGTCAGCCTGGCTGTGCTGCGCTTCCGCTTCGCCGGACGGCGCCTCCTCCTCGCCCTGGCGGCCGCCCCGCTGGTCGTGCCATTCGTCGTGCTGGGCGTTGCCCTCTTCCTGCTCTTCAACCTTCTTGGGGTGCCGCGTTCGCTGCTGACCGTCGCCCTGGGGCACAGTGTGATTGCGCTGCCGTATGCGACGCTGATCCTGCTGTCGCGCATCGTGGGTCTCGATCCGGCGCTCGAAGATGCCGCCATGGACCTGGGGGCGTCCTACCCGACCACTCTGCGGCGGGTGATCCTGCCGCTGGTGGGGCCAACCCTGATCTCCGCCTGGCTGACGGCATTCATCGTCTCGTTTGACGAGGTCGCGCTCGCCAACTTCCTGGCCGGCGGGGACCCCACCTTCCCGGTCTTCCTGTACGGGCAGCTGCGATTCGCGGGGCGGATACCGGTGCTGATCGCCATGGCGGTGCTGCTGATGACCGCCACCATCATCCTGACCTTGATCGCCAACCGGCTCCGGACCCGAAACCAATGA
- a CDS encoding nuclear transport factor 2 family protein, whose protein sequence is MDRTDVERSLAAYRRAWETDDPQAIAALFTEDATYAPRPFGKPWEGRDAIVANWIELGDSKNAWQFESEIVAVDGDTGVVRGLTTYAAHDNEPEEVYSNIWVVRLAPEGRARSFAEWWVQLPERKD, encoded by the coding sequence ATGGATCGGACCGACGTTGAACGATCGCTGGCCGCCTACCGCCGTGCCTGGGAGACCGATGACCCGCAGGCCATCGCCGCCCTCTTCACCGAGGACGCGACCTACGCGCCACGGCCCTTCGGCAAGCCATGGGAGGGCCGGGATGCGATCGTCGCGAACTGGATCGAGCTGGGCGATTCGAAGAATGCCTGGCAGTTCGAGTCCGAGATCGTTGCTGTGGATGGCGATACCGGCGTGGTCCGCGGCCTGACCACGTACGCCGCCCACGACAATGAGCCGGAGGAGGTCTACAGCAACATCTGGGTGGTTCGCCTAGCGCCGGAGGGACGCGCCCGCTCCTTCGCCGAATGGTGGGTCCAGCTCCCCGAGCGGAAGGACTAG
- a CDS encoding arginase family protein → MAPRVIRIVGAPFNSSGTTDGVARAPTALRRAGLVERLRAAGLEVTDRGDLNFGATSREREPISGVIAPGALATMIRAVGAEVEAALQTGGFPLVLGGDCPVLLGCLNGGDRRQVPGLFFIDGHEDAWPPAASTTGEAADMELGFALGLTLSSLPQDLRAALPRLDPDDVVVVGPRDQGELAAAGVPTIGDLVEIVRAEEASADPIAVAASSVDRLGRMGAWWLHVDLDVLSTESLGAIDYPQAGGIGWEALTSLTRRALKSRVAIGWDVTIYNPDLDPRGTDAARIVRYIVESLAPGMSRIAR, encoded by the coding sequence GTGGCTCCGCGCGTAATCCGAATCGTCGGAGCCCCGTTCAACTCGTCGGGGACCACGGACGGCGTCGCGCGGGCGCCCACGGCACTCCGGCGCGCAGGGCTGGTGGAAAGGCTTCGCGCGGCGGGTTTGGAGGTCACGGACCGGGGCGACCTGAACTTCGGCGCAACCTCCCGGGAGCGCGAGCCGATCTCAGGCGTGATCGCGCCCGGGGCGCTCGCCACGATGATCCGCGCCGTCGGCGCGGAGGTTGAGGCCGCGCTGCAAACCGGCGGGTTCCCTCTGGTGCTCGGCGGGGACTGCCCCGTCCTCCTTGGCTGCCTCAATGGCGGAGACAGGCGCCAGGTGCCCGGGCTCTTCTTCATCGACGGCCATGAGGATGCCTGGCCGCCGGCTGCGTCGACGACAGGCGAGGCAGCCGACATGGAGCTTGGGTTCGCCCTTGGTCTGACGCTGAGCAGCCTGCCCCAGGACCTCAGAGCTGCGTTGCCACGCCTCGACCCGGACGACGTGGTCGTCGTGGGTCCGCGCGACCAGGGCGAGCTTGCCGCCGCCGGGGTCCCGACGATCGGCGACCTTGTCGAGATCGTGCGTGCAGAGGAGGCGTCCGCGGATCCCATAGCGGTTGCTGCCTCGTCGGTCGACCGGCTGGGGCGAATGGGGGCGTGGTGGCTCCACGTCGATCTCGACGTGCTCTCGACGGAGAGCCTCGGCGCCATCGACTACCCGCAGGCCGGCGGCATAGGCTGGGAGGCCCTGACCTCTCTGACTCGACGGGCGCTCAAGAGCCGGGTTGCGATCGGCTGGGACGTCACCATCTATAACCCGGACCTCGATCCGCGCGGGACCGACGCGGCGCGGATCGTCCGATACATCGTTGAATCCCTCGCCCCGGGGATGAGCCGCATAGCGCGCTAG
- a CDS encoding ABC transporter permease, whose amino-acid sequence MLGRRGSLRFLAVPPFAWLILFFVAPLLLAILISFRGERGPIDFGSLLQLSTLQYEKVVDSPSWVRLLGISAVMALIVAAMATVLAFPIAYFLAFRARHRAPIFLVLLLVPAATSFLMRVLAWKLLLGSSGAINSFLVWIGVIHEPIGLLLYSQAAVVITLVYVWIPFAALPIYAALQRVDRSHLEAAADLGSGPWSRFWRVTVPLSLPGVLATFFMVFIPTIGEYVTPFLVGGTEGIMYGNLIQDFFTRAGNWPLGSALAVIMLVVTLALVAIALRIVDLRRAVA is encoded by the coding sequence ATGCTCGGACGGCGAGGAAGCCTTCGGTTCCTCGCCGTCCCTCCGTTCGCCTGGCTGATCCTTTTCTTCGTCGCGCCCCTCCTGCTCGCAATACTCATCAGCTTCCGGGGCGAACGCGGCCCGATCGACTTCGGCAGCCTTCTGCAGCTCTCGACGCTCCAGTACGAGAAGGTCGTCGACTCGCCGTCGTGGGTGCGGCTGCTGGGCATTTCGGCCGTCATGGCCCTGATCGTCGCCGCGATGGCGACCGTGCTCGCCTTCCCGATCGCCTATTTCCTGGCTTTTCGGGCGCGCCATCGGGCGCCGATCTTCCTGGTGCTCCTTCTCGTGCCGGCCGCGACGAGCTTCCTGATGCGGGTTTTGGCCTGGAAGCTGCTCCTCGGCAGCAGCGGCGCCATCAACTCGTTCCTGGTCTGGATCGGTGTCATCCATGAGCCGATCGGCCTGCTTCTCTACTCGCAGGCGGCGGTGGTGATCACGCTTGTCTACGTCTGGATCCCGTTCGCCGCGCTGCCGATCTACGCCGCGCTGCAACGGGTGGATCGCAGCCACCTGGAGGCTGCCGCCGACCTCGGCTCCGGCCCCTGGTCGCGGTTCTGGCGGGTGACCGTCCCCCTCAGCCTGCCGGGGGTGCTGGCGACCTTCTTCATGGTCTTCATCCCGACCATCGGTGAATACGTGACGCCGTTCCTCGTGGGCGGCACCGAGGGGATCATGTACGGCAACCTGATCCAGGACTTCTTCACGCGGGCCGGCAACTGGCCCCTGGGGTCGGCACTGGCGGTGATCATGCTGGTGGTGACCCTGGCGCTCGTGGCGATCGCCCTCCGCATCGTCGACCTGCGCAGGGCGGTGGCATGA
- a CDS encoding 3-hydroxyacyl-CoA dehydrogenase NAD-binding domain-containing protein: protein MDAKPPAVERIGVLGAGTMGAGIAQLAAEAGIAVVMHDPVAGAYERALERTAAFLARKVEKGQLSEALRAAALTRIAPAATLQALAAADLVIEAIPEELELKRDAFRRLDAAAGAATILASNTSSLSISAIAAATSRPERVIGMHFFNPVPLMALVEVIAGKRTAPEVAEATIRAARRLGKTPVLAADTPGFIVNRVARPFYLEAMRIAGEGLARIEEIDASARGIGFRMGPFELVDTIGADVNLAVSESVYEAFGRDPRYRPHELQRALVDAGRLGRKAGGGFYDFSPDGVRGATWSGLASAPTGERLTESQIAERLLATIVNEAASAVGDGVAPPESIDAAMRLGANYPSGPLEWGERIGLIEVVRTLDSLHGVEPDGRYRVVPLLRSLVEGGGSFFAPRA from the coding sequence TTGGACGCTAAGCCCCCGGCCGTCGAGCGAATCGGAGTCCTGGGTGCCGGCACGATGGGGGCGGGCATCGCCCAGCTGGCCGCCGAAGCGGGGATCGCCGTTGTGATGCACGACCCGGTTGCGGGGGCCTACGAGCGCGCGCTCGAGCGCACGGCAGCCTTCCTGGCCCGCAAGGTCGAGAAGGGGCAGCTGAGCGAGGCGTTGCGCGCGGCGGCCTTGACGCGCATCGCGCCGGCCGCCACCCTCCAGGCACTGGCGGCCGCAGACCTCGTCATCGAGGCGATCCCCGAGGAGCTCGAGCTCAAGCGCGACGCCTTCCGTCGCCTGGACGCCGCTGCCGGTGCCGCCACCATCCTGGCGAGCAACACGAGCAGCCTGTCGATCAGCGCCATCGCGGCGGCCACCAGCCGCCCGGAGCGCGTGATCGGGATGCACTTCTTCAACCCGGTCCCGCTGATGGCGCTGGTCGAGGTGATCGCCGGGAAGCGAACCGCTCCGGAGGTCGCGGAGGCGACCATAAGGGCTGCGCGCCGGCTCGGCAAGACGCCGGTGCTCGCGGCCGACACCCCCGGTTTCATCGTCAACCGGGTGGCGCGCCCCTTCTACCTCGAAGCGATGCGGATCGCCGGCGAAGGATTGGCTCGGATCGAGGAGATCGATGCGTCGGCGCGCGGGATCGGCTTTCGGATGGGGCCGTTCGAGCTCGTCGACACCATCGGCGCCGACGTCAACCTGGCGGTGAGCGAGAGCGTGTACGAGGCGTTCGGACGCGATCCGCGGTATCGACCGCACGAATTGCAGCGCGCGCTGGTCGATGCGGGGCGCCTGGGCCGCAAGGCGGGAGGCGGCTTCTACGATTTCTCGCCCGATGGTGTACGCGGCGCAACCTGGTCCGGACTGGCGTCCGCGCCAACCGGGGAGCGCCTGACCGAGTCGCAGATCGCTGAACGGCTGCTGGCCACCATCGTCAACGAGGCGGCGTCTGCGGTGGGGGACGGCGTTGCGCCGCCGGAGTCGATCGACGCCGCGATGCGGCTGGGTGCCAACTACCCCTCCGGCCCGCTGGAGTGGGGCGAGCGGATCGGCCTGATCGAGGTCGTGCGCACCCTGGATTCCCTGCACGGCGTGGAGCCAGACGGACGCTATCGGGTCGTGCCGCTCCTGCGTTCCCTCGTCGAGGGCGGCGGATCCTTCTTCGCGCCGCGCGCGTGA
- a CDS encoding enoyl-CoA hydratase-related protein, with the protein MTDEPLILIERHEERRVALLRFNRPKQLNALNGEVMDELCSTLEALDRDDTIRVLVVTGNDRAFAAGADIGEMAGASPIDMLRTNRIAQWDRVRRIGKPVIAAVSGWCLGGGCELAMALDLIVAAESARFGQPEINLGVIPGAGGTQRLTRAVGKSVAMEMILTGEPIDAREAHRLGLVARVVPNELLVEDALELAAKIATKSPLALRLAKEAVNAAYEMSLTDALAHERRLFYLLFASDDQKEGMAAFLEKRDPDFTGR; encoded by the coding sequence GTGACTGACGAGCCGCTGATCCTGATCGAGCGCCACGAGGAGCGGCGCGTGGCACTGCTTCGCTTCAACCGCCCCAAGCAGCTGAACGCGCTGAACGGGGAGGTGATGGACGAGCTGTGCTCCACGCTCGAGGCACTCGATCGGGACGATACCATTCGCGTTCTCGTCGTGACCGGCAACGACCGGGCGTTCGCGGCGGGCGCCGATATCGGCGAGATGGCAGGCGCCAGCCCGATCGACATGCTGCGCACCAATCGCATCGCCCAGTGGGATCGCGTGCGTCGGATCGGCAAGCCGGTCATCGCCGCGGTCTCCGGCTGGTGCCTTGGCGGCGGCTGCGAGCTGGCGATGGCCCTGGACCTGATCGTGGCCGCCGAGAGCGCGCGCTTCGGCCAGCCGGAGATCAACCTGGGCGTCATCCCGGGAGCCGGCGGCACCCAGCGCCTGACACGGGCCGTCGGCAAGAGCGTCGCCATGGAGATGATACTCACCGGGGAGCCAATCGACGCGCGTGAGGCGCATCGGCTCGGACTGGTCGCCCGCGTCGTTCCGAACGAGCTGCTCGTGGAGGATGCGCTGGAGCTCGCGGCCAAGATCGCCACCAAGTCACCGCTGGCGCTGCGGCTGGCCAAGGAAGCGGTCAATGCGGCGTACGAGATGAGCCTGACCGATGCACTCGCGCACGAGCGCCGCCTCTTCTACCTGCTCTTCGCCTCCGATGACCAGAAGGAGGGGATGGCCGCCTTCCTCGAGAAGCGCGATCCCGACTTCACGGGCCGCTAG
- a CDS encoding FAD-binding oxidoreductase — protein sequence MTALAPHELPIPGQRRAWWLREALAAEHPSLLAPSLFGEVSADVAIVGGGYTGMWTAYFLGEIAPEMRIVLLEADICGGGPSGRNGGFLHGWWEYLPFLAKRYGAAEGLRIAEAADEVVTGIGDWCKRHGVDAHFAPDGYLRVNAFPKVANDWGESIADLDRLGAPGVLRHMDREAVQQICASPAFGEGVFMPSAATVQPALLARGLRRVLLERGVQIHEGTTVERMDPRASGMHLKTPRGTVRADRVVLAVNAWAAGWPGFWTRVLAWGSYMVVTEPIPDRLAELGWTGGEAIADSRFTISYFRTTRDGRIAFGAGVGAAGFDGRIGPIFTHDRQAIARVVANFRHLFPMLGDVRMEDAWGGPIDITADRFPEIGSTDGGRVLYAHGFAGNGVGPARLAGRILAARIAGGGDPIALLPLFGRRQRFLPPEPFRFVGARAIREALIRQDDALDAGRRPGLLTQVVARVPSLLGYRFKH from the coding sequence GTGACCGCCCTAGCGCCACATGAGCTGCCGATCCCCGGCCAACGCCGCGCCTGGTGGCTGCGCGAGGCGCTGGCCGCGGAACATCCGAGCCTGCTCGCTCCCTCGCTCTTCGGGGAGGTGAGCGCGGACGTGGCGATCGTCGGCGGCGGCTACACCGGGATGTGGACCGCCTATTTCCTGGGCGAGATTGCGCCCGAGATGCGGATCGTCCTGCTCGAGGCGGACATCTGCGGCGGCGGCCCGAGCGGTCGCAACGGAGGGTTCCTACACGGCTGGTGGGAGTACCTCCCATTCCTGGCCAAGCGCTACGGGGCGGCCGAGGGCCTGCGCATCGCCGAGGCCGCGGACGAGGTCGTGACCGGCATCGGCGATTGGTGCAAGCGTCATGGGGTCGATGCCCACTTCGCGCCCGATGGATACCTGCGCGTCAATGCATTCCCGAAGGTCGCCAACGACTGGGGCGAGTCAATCGCAGATCTCGATCGACTGGGGGCGCCGGGTGTGCTCCGGCACATGGACCGGGAGGCGGTCCAGCAGATATGCGCTTCCCCGGCATTCGGTGAGGGCGTCTTCATGCCCAGCGCCGCGACGGTCCAGCCGGCGCTCCTGGCTCGGGGCTTGAGGCGCGTCCTGCTGGAGCGCGGGGTCCAGATCCACGAGGGAACCACGGTCGAGCGGATGGATCCGCGGGCGAGCGGCATGCACCTGAAGACACCCCGCGGCACTGTGCGAGCGGATCGCGTCGTGCTCGCGGTGAACGCCTGGGCCGCCGGCTGGCCGGGCTTCTGGACCCGGGTCCTCGCGTGGGGCAGCTACATGGTGGTGACCGAGCCGATCCCCGACCGGCTTGCCGAACTCGGCTGGACCGGTGGCGAGGCGATCGCCGATTCGCGCTTCACGATCAGCTACTTCCGAACCACGCGCGACGGTCGCATCGCATTTGGTGCCGGCGTCGGCGCGGCCGGCTTCGACGGGCGCATCGGTCCCATCTTCACGCACGACCGCCAGGCGATCGCGCGGGTGGTCGCCAACTTTCGCCACCTTTTCCCGATGCTCGGAGACGTTCGGATGGAGGATGCCTGGGGCGGGCCGATCGACATCACCGCTGATCGCTTCCCCGAGATCGGCTCAACCGATGGCGGTCGCGTGCTGTACGCGCATGGCTTCGCCGGCAACGGGGTGGGGCCCGCCCGCCTGGCGGGACGCATCCTCGCCGCTCGCATCGCCGGCGGTGGCGACCCGATCGCCCTCCTCCCGCTCTTCGGCCGGCGCCAGCGATTCCTGCCTCCCGAGCCGTTCCGCTTCGTCGGGGCACGCGCCATCCGCGAGGCGCTGATCCGACAGGACGACGCGCTGGATGCCGGGCGTCGACCGGGACTGCTCACCCAGGTGGTGGCGCGCGTGCCGAGTCTCCTCGGATATCGGTTCAAGCATTAG
- a CDS encoding thiolase family protein yields MRQHEPARTPVVVDGLRTPFGRYGGALREVRPDDMAAHVIRALLERTGVEPAAVDDVILGAANQAGEDNRNVGRMAALLAGMPIEVAGQTVNRLCGSGMQAVIGAAHAITSGDGDLFVAGGVESMTRAPFVMAKASAAFPRGEQTLYDTTLGWRFTNPRLADAYYPYSMGETAENVVERCGVTREDQDRFAFESHQRWAAARAAGRFGDEVVPIEAPGARGATTTVDRDEHPRPDTTLEQLAALKPAFKRDASGSVTAGNSSGINDGAAALLVTSEARAAELGLRPMARLLSSAVAGVDPATMGLGPIPASRKALDRAGLSVADLDLVELNEAFAAQALPVMRELELDPEKVNVNGGAIAIGHPLGASGARLVATLLHEMRRRGARHGLATMCIGVGQGIASVWEAVD; encoded by the coding sequence ATGCGCCAGCACGAACCAGCCCGCACCCCCGTGGTCGTCGACGGGCTGCGCACGCCGTTCGGCCGCTACGGCGGCGCCCTGCGCGAGGTCAGGCCGGACGACATGGCCGCGCACGTTATCCGTGCGCTCCTCGAGCGCACCGGCGTGGAACCCGCTGCCGTCGACGACGTGATCCTGGGGGCTGCCAACCAGGCCGGCGAGGACAATCGCAATGTCGGTCGAATGGCTGCACTGCTTGCCGGGATGCCGATCGAGGTGGCCGGCCAGACCGTCAACCGGCTGTGCGGATCGGGGATGCAGGCGGTCATCGGCGCCGCTCATGCCATTACCTCGGGCGACGGTGACCTGTTCGTGGCCGGGGGCGTGGAGTCGATGACCCGGGCCCCGTTCGTGATGGCCAAGGCATCCGCCGCCTTCCCGCGAGGCGAGCAGACCCTGTACGACACGACCCTGGGCTGGCGCTTCACCAACCCGCGCCTGGCGGATGCCTACTACCCCTATTCGATGGGCGAGACCGCCGAGAACGTTGTTGAGCGCTGTGGCGTCACCCGCGAGGACCAGGACCGATTCGCGTTCGAATCGCACCAGCGCTGGGCCGCGGCGCGCGCGGCAGGTCGCTTCGGCGACGAGGTGGTGCCGATCGAGGCGCCCGGTGCCAGAGGCGCCACCACGACGGTGGACCGTGACGAGCACCCCCGGCCGGACACCACTCTCGAGCAACTCGCTGCGCTGAAGCCTGCCTTCAAGCGTGATGCGTCTGGATCGGTAACCGCGGGCAACAGCAGCGGGATCAATGACGGCGCCGCCGCTCTCCTCGTCACCTCCGAGGCGCGCGCAGCCGAGCTGGGCCTGCGGCCGATGGCTCGGCTCCTCTCCAGTGCGGTGGCCGGTGTCGATCCCGCCACGATGGGCCTCGGACCGATCCCCGCCTCGCGAAAGGCGCTCGATCGGGCCGGCCTCTCCGTCGCGGACCTCGACCTGGTGGAGCTGAATGAGGCCTTCGCTGCGCAGGCGCTGCCAGTCATGCGCGAGCTGGAGCTCGACCCCGAGAAGGTCAACGTCAACGGCGGGGCGATCGCCATCGGCCATCCCCTCGGCGCTTCAGGCGCTCGCCTGGTGGCGACGCTCCTCCACGAGATGCGGCGACGCGGCGCGCGGCACGGGCTGGCCACCATGTGCATCGGCGTCGGGCAGGGGATCGCCTCCGTCTGGGAGGCGGTGGACTAG
- a CDS encoding ABC transporter substrate-binding protein — protein sequence MPARFAPVRTILAIFVGSMLILAACAAPNKLLVLEWSGYEEEDFWTDFKEANPDAAVTFEPGSSDADVLGKMEQGSQADIFHFYTGWQQLFVDAGLAKEIDTSKLTNWDKVPQSFQDLGKVDGKQYFVPWDWGFTSILYNTDQVASVESWDILFDETYAGHISMWDDGPAAVTVSSYIHGWDEEAITDEQLAEAEQEWKDQKALNFKYWADEYADLCPDVEGGDIWVAYAWQGCYAQTLYNESQPVAYATPKEGRNSWVGLYGISADTANYDLALEFLDMKLATLTCSNAVTLFYYGCANQEVMDAIEDPVLIEAFGIDDPSILESTNFTPPVTDAQREAWTEMWANVKAD from the coding sequence GTGCCCGCACGATTCGCCCCTGTCCGCACAATTCTCGCGATCTTCGTCGGCAGCATGCTGATCCTGGCCGCCTGTGCCGCACCCAACAAGCTCCTCGTCCTGGAGTGGAGCGGGTACGAAGAGGAAGACTTCTGGACCGATTTCAAGGAGGCCAATCCCGACGCTGCGGTGACCTTCGAGCCCGGCAGCTCGGATGCGGACGTCCTCGGCAAGATGGAGCAGGGCAGCCAGGCCGACATCTTCCACTTCTACACCGGCTGGCAGCAGCTCTTTGTCGATGCGGGGCTGGCAAAGGAGATCGACACCAGCAAGCTGACCAACTGGGACAAGGTGCCGCAGAGCTTCCAGGACCTGGGCAAGGTCGACGGCAAGCAGTACTTCGTTCCGTGGGACTGGGGCTTCACCTCGATCCTCTACAACACCGATCAGGTTGCCAGCGTCGAGAGCTGGGACATCCTCTTCGATGAAACCTATGCCGGCCACATCTCGATGTGGGATGACGGGCCCGCGGCGGTGACCGTGTCCTCCTATATCCATGGCTGGGACGAGGAGGCGATCACCGACGAGCAGCTGGCGGAGGCAGAGCAGGAGTGGAAGGACCAGAAGGCCCTGAACTTCAAGTACTGGGCCGACGAGTACGCGGACCTCTGCCCCGATGTTGAAGGGGGCGACATCTGGGTGGCCTACGCGTGGCAGGGCTGCTACGCGCAGACCCTCTACAACGAGAGCCAGCCGGTTGCCTACGCGACCCCCAAGGAGGGGCGCAACTCGTGGGTGGGCCTGTACGGCATCAGCGCCGACACCGCCAACTACGACCTGGCGCTCGAGTTCCTGGACATGAAGCTGGCGACGCTGACCTGCAGCAACGCGGTGACCCTCTTCTACTACGGCTGCGCCAACCAGGAGGTCATGGACGCGATCGAGGACCCGGTCCTGATCGAGGCCTTCGGCATCGACGACCCGTCGATCCTGGAGAGCACCAACTTCACGCCGCCCGTCACCGACGCACAGCGGGAGGCGTGGACCGAGATGTGGGCGAACGTCAAGGCCGACTAG
- a CDS encoding enoyl-CoA hydratase-related protein — translation MPDASYDTILVEVADGVATITLNRPDSLNALNGAMRRELLAAFKAAGRDEAIRAVVLTGAGRGFCSGADLRGGAEERAFRRVLTDEYNPLIVAIRELPKPVIAAVNGVAAGAGVSLALACDLVYASEDARFIQAFVRIGLVPDSGSTRTLVRALGRHRAAALIFSGEPLGAAEAHAVGLVNDVMPADQLAVSVKAAAAKLAAAPTRAIGLVKRAINHAEDAMLAESLAMEASLQELAGRTEDHAEGAAAFGEKREPRFVGR, via the coding sequence ATGCCGGACGCCAGCTACGACACGATCCTGGTCGAGGTGGCCGATGGCGTCGCGACCATCACGCTCAACCGCCCGGACTCCCTCAATGCGCTGAACGGCGCGATGCGGCGCGAGCTGTTGGCCGCCTTCAAGGCGGCGGGGCGCGATGAGGCGATCCGGGCGGTCGTTCTGACCGGCGCGGGCCGTGGATTCTGCAGCGGAGCCGACCTTCGGGGCGGCGCCGAGGAGCGCGCCTTCCGCCGCGTCCTGACCGATGAGTACAACCCGCTGATCGTGGCGATCCGCGAGCTGCCGAAGCCGGTGATCGCCGCGGTGAACGGCGTCGCCGCCGGGGCGGGCGTGTCGCTGGCGCTGGCTTGCGACCTCGTCTACGCGAGCGAGGACGCGCGGTTCATCCAGGCGTTCGTGCGGATCGGGCTGGTGCCCGATTCGGGCTCGACCCGAACCCTCGTCCGCGCACTGGGACGCCACCGGGCGGCGGCCCTGATCTTCAGCGGCGAGCCACTGGGAGCCGCCGAGGCCCACGCGGTCGGACTGGTCAACGACGTCATGCCGGCGGACCAGCTGGCCGTCAGCGTGAAGGCCGCAGCGGCGAAGCTGGCGGCGGCGCCGACGCGGGCAATCGGGCTGGTCAAGCGGGCCATCAACCACGCCGAGGATGCGATGCTGGCTGAGAGCCTGGCCATGGAGGCCTCGCTCCAGGAGCTGGCGGGCCGCACCGAGGACCACGCCGAAGGGGCGGCCGCGTTCGGCGAGAAGCGGGAGCCGCGCTTCGTTGGACGCTAA